Proteins from a single region of Hymenobacter aquaticus:
- a CDS encoding helix-turn-helix domain-containing protein gives MASRRRVLPTTPIGAVRHYFNLKQEELALILDVGKAIIGHIESGRRGLSMSLQQRLLPLLRHVPQPFGPYAEDEPLPAAAAAPDPEPLRQRHRICLLQAGQLRYQMRPLTARAVYASRWQAAIAAILAELPASTSFGEEDDQTPLRNWLRGRGRQFGPGRAAKWHLLRVRAEALEAEAAALALLLPPPPAPAGSAPEPGKSPDQSSRSPAATA, from the coding sequence ATGGCTTCTCGTCGCCGCGTATTGCCGACCACGCCCATAGGGGCCGTGCGGCACTATTTCAACCTGAAGCAGGAAGAGCTGGCCCTGATTTTAGACGTGGGCAAGGCGATTATCGGGCATATCGAATCGGGCCGCCGCGGACTGAGTATGAGCTTGCAGCAGCGGCTCTTGCCGTTGCTGCGGCACGTGCCCCAGCCTTTTGGGCCGTATGCCGAGGACGAGCCGCTGCCCGCCGCCGCCGCCGCGCCCGACCCCGAGCCGTTGCGGCAGCGCCACCGCATCTGCCTGCTTCAGGCCGGCCAGCTGCGCTACCAGATGCGGCCCCTCACGGCGCGGGCCGTGTATGCCAGCCGCTGGCAAGCGGCCATAGCGGCCATATTGGCCGAGCTGCCTGCATCCACGAGTTTCGGCGAAGAAGACGACCAGACTCCGCTCCGGAACTGGCTAAGGGGCCGGGGCCGGCAGTTTGGTCCGGGCCGGGCGGCCAAGTGGCACCTGCTGCGGGTGCGGGCCGAAGCCCTGGAGGCTGAAGCGGCGGCGCTGGCGCTACTGCTGCCGCCCCCGCCGGCCCCCGCCGGTAGCGCGCCGGAGCCAGGGAAAAGCCCTGACCAGAGTAGCCGCAGCCCGGCCGCTACGGCGTAA